A stretch of the Zeugodacus cucurbitae isolate PBARC_wt_2022May chromosome 6, idZeuCucr1.2, whole genome shotgun sequence genome encodes the following:
- the LOC105210997 gene encoding uncharacterized protein LOC105210997, translating into MYVFLPTVTAYAKNIYIAWMYSDCYAAEEPQGIHNMTTIMTNIFVFLDTTWPYYFVADYVNFVLQRLNINPYASTVALLSAADATIMVNTTNYMSEVYENWNITTHSWYKPGFSLPQILNTAAELAQNIMNVERNTSSLGGQSLIALLIPSPLAYVPDWDMNYALNFLQKLNYSVPDLHFLYYGGGALIRFKDLVPNPHADIFPLGEEYGVWTAGTPVVQRIREIPRRLVNPRCGADMYGNSAGPNEMVQYVRAGGINFYRIMPNYFFGSTSLRYLRISVSGFDGADQPEQGCGQTAATNGYSLDLSELCVGYTQIEDCPPLYVSVQAQQFINSNELSCTNPACELPNAAQFLIYVNYLMSLLAIIPVVIEKMQSADET; encoded by the exons ATGTATGTATTCCTTCCAACAGTGACCGCCtatgccaaaaatatatatattg CTTGGATGTACTCCGACTGCTATGCCGCTGAGGAACCTCAGGGTATACACAATATGACTACTATTATGACgaatatatttgtgtttttggaTACCACGTGGCCGTACTATTTTGTCGCGGATTATGTTAA TTTCGTACTTCAACGACTCAATATAAATCCCTATGCCAGTACCGTCGCATTGCTTTCCGCTGCGGATGCTACAATAATGGTAAACACCACAAATTATATGTCAGAGGTCTACGAGAATTGGAATATCACCACACACTCATGGT ATAAACCCGGTTTCAGCCTACCTCAAATCCTTAATACTGCCGCCGAACTAGCACAAAATATAATGAACGTTGAACGCAATACTTCCTCATTGGGTGGGCAATCGCTGATCGCGCTGCTTATCCCCAGTCCGTTGGCTTACGTGCCCGACTGGGATATGAACTATGCGTTAAACTTCCTGCAGAAACTCAACTACTCCGTGCCGGATTTACATTTTCTATACTATGGCGGGGGTGCGCTTATACGTTTCAAGGATCTGGTACCCAACCCCCATGCGGATATCTTTCCACTCGGTGAGGAATATGGTGTATGGACGGCGGGTACACCGGTTGTACAACGCATACGCGAAA TACCACGTCGTTTGGTTAATCCACGTTGTGGCGCCGATATGTACGGCAACTCGGCAGGTCCCAATGAAATGGTACAATATGTGCGCGCTGGTGGCATCAATTTCTACCGCATAATGCCGAATTACTTCTTCGGTTCGACGAGTTTGCGTTATCTACGCATCTCTGTTTCCGGCTTC GATGGCGCGGATCAGCCGGAACAGGGTTGTGGTCAGACAGCTGCTACCAATGGTTACTCGCTGGACTTGAGTGAACTCTGTGTGGGTTACACACAAATCGAGGACTGTCCACCACTGTATGTCTCCGTGCAGGCTCAACAATTCATCAACAGCAATGAGTTGTCCTGCACCAATCCGGCCTGCGAGTTGCCCAATGCGGCGCAATTTCTTATTTATGTCAATTATTTA atgtcgctgctggcaATAATACCTGTGGTTATTGAGAAaatgcaatcagctgatgaaacttaa
- the LOC105210932 gene encoding uncharacterized protein LOC105210932, whose product MDFKPQTDFKFNEALTDSFVIHQQRHNMSQTNVLRSGASLLLLCVAFLCGSIGITHAQENIMPQIPPSLAECYNTSYFMNRQNRLPATIETLISLIEKVENTPNYNHDMRTLAVALLQRFRQDGIQRAYGVAESPGVIPYSPTGFQFPKFRILLSRLIPGNAFTFPNSTLTREERCSLHFMLSSSLDLRVRGDEGQVCNRLSQYRAQRLRRSVNRERNGGMIGDVEMLESLNAKAQKQGFNKKGAYNAFDNDWGWTNTGNSNNNQISQCPVENGVIWTPWGTVSAGTLLAGVATGLQQQSVQLRTLLALSSRNNGYTNLPQTATVNVDNRWAATLAGDLAEVALVQVPFTSTDTASVGANGAWNSTVMPEWYFLTQRQNFEMTDAEIRGGLDGLIIAMNIVSWRNQASNMKLSQLLRMYYSTNGVLNSGIMACNRKSNFNQYASGTAMLGQTSAFAQVLDREMQLGVTLQPANIAQFSQSAVAALQNYVPNSLNDVTCSVSSSANGVSNAITPMTNIYVFLDTTWQYSNIVDYLNYILQRINVNPYASSVTLLAANDGSVIVNTTNYLFDVYQNWNVTLQSQFNTGFNLPNVLKAVQNLSQAYMIAEQTNSSVGGRSLIALMMPYSTVQVSASDSSYATTQLQYIYEQIPDLHFIYYTSGQINRFAPYVRDPSQDLFTLNTGNTASSSSAPVVSRINQIPRRLINPRCGSTWSTPSWGTDQLAQYLSPNGTNFYRMMPNYFFGAGSNRNVAIQSTSGVQFIICTSRTVPLPTQSNATNYNGASSDINCATIGNGFSYDLSNACNGYSYINQCPPLYLSVQAPATIQSTVSCNDNACQTPNQARYVVAVTNLGCYSGVAGLFASFVTVALAYFLREALQ is encoded by the exons ATGGATTTTAAA CCACAAACCGATTTCAAATTCAACGAAGCACTAACGGATTCCTTCGTAATCCACCAACAACGTCACAACATGTCACAAACGAACGTGTTGCGCTCGGGCGCATCACTGCTACTGCTCTGTGTAGCCTTCCTATGTGGCAGCATAGGCATCACGCATGCGCAGGAGAATATTATGCCACAAATTCCGCCCTCACTGGCCGAATGCTATAACACCAGTTACTTTATGAATCGTCAAAATCGTCTGCCCGCCACAATTGAAACGCTGATCTCGCTTATCGAAAAAGTGGAGAACACACCCAACTACAATCATGACATGCGCACACTCGCCGTGGCGCTGCTGCAGCGCTTCCGTCAGGATGGCATACAGCGCGCCTATGGTGTTGCCGAATCGCCCGGCGTGATCCCATACAGTCCGACCGGTTTCCAGTTTCCGAAATTCCGCATATTGCTATCGCGTCTCATACCCGGCAATGCCTTCACTTTCCCCAACAGCACGCTGACACGTGAGGAGCGCTGTTCGCTGCACTTTATGCTCTCCAGCTCGCTGGATTTGCGTGTGCGCGGCGACGAAGGtcaggtgtgtaatcgtttgtCACAGTATCGCGCGCAGCGCTTGCGACGCTCCGTCAATCGGGAACGTAACGGCGGTATGATCGGCGATGTCGAGATGTTGGAGAGTCTGAATGCTAAAGCGCAAAAGCAAGGCTTCAATAAGAAGGGCGCCTACAATGCATTCGATAACGATTGGGGCTGGACGAATACGGGTAATTCCAACAACAATCAAATCAGTCAATGTCCCGTGGAGAACGGTGTTATTTGGACGCCTTGGGGCACAGTATCTGCTGGTACGCTTTTAGCCGGCGTTGCTACCGGCTTACAACAACAGTCTGTACAGTTGCGCACATTGTTGGCGTTATCGAGCCGCAATAATGGCTATACAAATCTGCCACAGACAGCCACCGTGAATGTGGATAATCGTTGGGCTGCCACGCTAGCTGGTGATCTGGCCGAAGTGGCGCTGGTGCAAGTGCCGTTCACATCAACGGATACGGCCTCGGTGGGCGCTAATGGTGCCTGGAATAGTACGGTGATGCCGGAATGGTACTTCTTGACACAGCGTCAAAACTTTGAAATGACCGACGCCGAGATACGTGGCGGCTTGGATGGTCTGATTATTGCAATGAATATCGTTTCGTGGCGTAATCAAGCCTCGAATATGAAGTTGTCTCAGCTGCTGCGCATGTACTACTCGACGAATGGCGTGTTGAACAGTGGCATTATGGCATGTAACCGTAAAAGTAACTTCAACCAATATGCATCAGGCACCGCGATGCTTGGTCAGACGAGCGCTTTCGCACAGGTATTGGATCGCGAGATGCAATTGGGTGTCACATTGCAGCCCGCAAACATTGCGCAATTCTCTCAGTCGGCTGTCGCAGCTCTGCAAAACTATGTCC CGAATAGTCTTAACGACGTTACCTGTTCTGTTAGCAGCAGCGCCAATGGCGTTTCCAATGCGATCACACCCATGACCAATATTTATGTGTTCTTGGATACAACTTGGCAATACAGCAATATCGTTGATTATCTCAA TTACATACTGCAGCGTATCAACGTGAACCCCTATGCCAGTTCGGTCACTTTGCTAGCTGCTAACGATGGTTCGGTTATTGTCAATACCACCAATTATCTATTTGACGTTTATCAAAACTGGAATGTGACGCTGCAATCGCAAT TTAACACTGGCTTTAATTTGCCCAACGTCTTGAAGGCTGTGCAAAACTTGAGTCAAGCCTACATGATTGCCGAACAAACAAACTCCTCGGTGGGTGGACGCTCGCTGATCGCTTTAATGATGCCCTACAGCACAGTGCAAGTGAGCGCCAGCGATTCTTCCTATGCCACCACACAATTGCAATACATTTACGAACAAATACCCGATCTGCATTTCATTTACTACACGAGCGGTCAGATCAACCGTTTCGCGCCGTACGTACGCGATCCCAGCCAAGATTTGTTTACGCTGAATACGGGCAACACTGCGTCCTCTTCGTCCGCGCCAGTTGTGTCGCGTATCAATCAAA TTCCACGTCGTCTCATCAACCCACGTTGCGGGTCCACCTGGTCTACACCCTCGTGGGGCACCGATCAATTGGCGCAGTATCTTAGCCCGAACGGTACGAACTTCTATCGCATGATGCCCAACTACTTCTTCGGCGCCGGCAGCAATCGCAATGTGGCCATACAATCGACCAGCGGCGTTCAGTTCATCATCTGCACCTCGCGCACCGTACCACTGCCAACCCAGAGCAATGCCACCAACTACAATGGCGCTTCGTCCGACATCAATTGCGCCACAATTGGCAACGGGTTCTCCTATGATCTGTCCAACGCTTGCAACGGCTACAGTTACATCAACCAGTGTCCACCGCTGTATCTCTCGGTGCAGGCGCCCGCTACAATCCAATCTACGGTCTCATGCAATGACAACGCTTGTCAAACACCGAATCAAGCACGTTATGTCGTCGCGGTGACCAATTTGGGTTGTTATAGTGGCGTAGCTGGTCTCTTTGCCAGCTTCGTTACTGTTGCGCTAGCGTATTTCCTGCGTGAAGCCTTGCAGTAG